The Nocardia sp. BMG111209 genome includes a window with the following:
- a CDS encoding response regulator transcription factor gives MTAAGPADTDTITVLVVDDQELVRGGLRRILRRRDGFLVTECSDGDEVPAAVAAQPPDVVLMDLRMKRVGGIDATQRLRAGAQAPPVLVLTTFDDDHLLSGALRAGAAGFILKDSPAEDLIRAVRTVAGGDSWLDPSVTGRVLSTYRSTRPATARRDEHLSELTARELDVLKLIGRGRVNTEIAAELGISEVTVKSHVGHIFGKLGLRDRSAAIVFAFDHGVVAPGESAD, from the coding sequence GTGACCGCGGCCGGCCCGGCCGACACCGACACCATCACCGTCCTGGTCGTGGACGACCAGGAGTTGGTCCGCGGGGGTCTCCGGCGCATTCTGCGGCGCCGGGACGGGTTTCTCGTCACCGAATGCTCCGACGGCGACGAGGTGCCCGCCGCGGTGGCCGCGCAGCCCCCGGATGTCGTGCTGATGGATCTGCGCATGAAACGGGTCGGGGGTATCGACGCCACGCAACGATTGCGTGCCGGTGCGCAGGCGCCCCCGGTTCTCGTGCTCACCACCTTCGACGACGACCATCTGCTGTCGGGGGCGCTGCGAGCCGGGGCGGCGGGTTTCATCCTGAAGGACTCCCCCGCCGAGGACCTGATCCGGGCCGTTCGCACGGTCGCCGGCGGCGATTCCTGGCTCGACCCGTCGGTAACGGGCCGGGTGCTGTCCACCTATCGCTCGACCCGGCCCGCGACGGCCCGCCGTGACGAGCATCTCAGCGAGCTGACCGCCCGTGAGCTGGACGTTCTGAAGCTCATCGGTCGCGGACGTGTCAATACAGAGATTGCCGCCGAACTCGGCATCTCCGAAGTGACCGTAAAGAGCCACGTAGGACACATCTTCGGGAAGCTGGGGTTAAGAGACCGGTCGGCAGCAATCGTGTTCGCATTTGACCACGGTGTCGTCGCACCGGGAGAATCTGCAGATTGA
- a CDS encoding SDR family oxidoreductase translates to MTYLVTGARGQVGRAVIDALLAAGKPVRAASSQPEDTRVPTAVPVIGLDPADPASAAAAFDGVDRAFLYASGRGIDTLVAAAKTAGVQHITLLSSVAAETPGNPIGDVHLAVERPLRESGLPLTILRPGAFAGNARMWLSGTDDVVRLPFPDVQQNSIHEADIADAAVTTLTEPGHEGKIYPLTGPESLSLRRMVDILAEATGRPLRMEQIDYEQAAQFLFRPVLDMWAAAGDAPVPVGPTSESVTGKPARTFTQWAADHAAEFRTGSA, encoded by the coding sequence GTGACCTATCTCGTCACCGGCGCGCGCGGCCAGGTCGGCCGCGCCGTCATCGACGCCCTGCTCGCCGCCGGAAAACCGGTGCGGGCGGCCAGTTCCCAGCCCGAGGACACCCGAGTTCCCACGGCCGTCCCGGTGATCGGCCTCGACCCGGCCGATCCCGCTTCGGCGGCCGCCGCCTTCGACGGTGTCGACCGGGCCTTCCTGTACGCGAGCGGCAGAGGGATCGACACACTGGTCGCCGCCGCGAAAACCGCTGGTGTACAGCACATCACGCTGCTGTCCTCGGTGGCGGCCGAGACCCCCGGCAACCCGATCGGCGACGTACACCTGGCGGTGGAACGACCGCTGCGCGAATCCGGCCTGCCCCTGACCATCCTGCGCCCCGGCGCCTTCGCCGGTAACGCGCGCATGTGGCTGTCCGGCACGGACGATGTGGTGCGCCTGCCCTTCCCGGACGTCCAGCAGAACTCCATCCACGAGGCCGATATCGCCGACGCCGCGGTCACCACCCTCACCGAACCGGGCCACGAGGGAAAGATCTACCCCCTCACCGGCCCCGAGTCGCTGTCCCTGCGCCGCATGGTCGACATCCTCGCCGAGGCGACCGGCCGCCCGCTGCGCATGGAACAGATCGACTACGAGCAGGCCGCACAGTTCCTGTTCCGACCCGTACTCGACATGTGGGCCGCCGCCGGCGACGCCCCGGTCCCGGTCGGCCCGACCTCGGAATCGGTGACCGGCAAACCCGCCCGCACCTTCACCCAATGGGCCGCCGACCACGCCGCAGAATTCCGCACCGGCTCTGCCTGA
- a CDS encoding TetR/AcrR family transcriptional regulator: protein MPAHRTPESDARIRDAERTKRCLLDAAFDEFSARGYAGARVGDIATRAGVNKQLITYYFGGKAGLYRALQQRWLQRESEFADPDLPLGELAVRYLQHSLADPRGTRMLMWRGLSDEAPESEPDASDDLAATEHRQQRGEIAAELDPASVRLAVMAMVMAPLLLPATVRELFGTDARTTEFEQRYAEQLRRMIARFGTTTIEEGEVQ from the coding sequence GTGCCCGCCCATCGGACCCCCGAATCCGACGCCCGTATCCGCGATGCCGAACGCACCAAGCGCTGCCTGCTCGATGCCGCCTTCGACGAGTTCTCCGCGCGCGGCTACGCCGGTGCCCGCGTCGGCGACATCGCCACCCGGGCCGGGGTGAACAAACAGCTGATCACCTACTACTTCGGCGGGAAGGCCGGCTTGTACCGGGCCCTGCAACAGCGCTGGCTGCAACGGGAATCCGAATTCGCCGACCCGGACCTACCGCTCGGCGAACTCGCCGTGCGCTACCTGCAACACTCGCTCGCCGACCCACGCGGCACGCGAATGCTGATGTGGCGCGGCCTGTCCGACGAGGCGCCGGAATCCGAACCCGACGCCTCCGACGATCTGGCCGCCACCGAACACCGGCAGCAGCGCGGCGAGATTGCCGCCGAACTCGACCCGGCGTCGGTGCGGCTGGCAGTGATGGCCATGGTGATGGCCCCCCTGCTGCTGCCCGCCACCGTGCGAGAACTGTTCGGAACCGACGCGCGCACAACCGAATTCGAGCAGCGCTACGCGGAACAGCTGCGGCGCATGATCGCCCGGTTCGGCACCACCACGATCGAAGAAGGAGAAGTCCAGTGA
- a CDS encoding protein kinase domain-containing protein has protein sequence MNAPRSRAGTQFGPYELRSLLGRGTVGEVYEAYDTEQDRVVALKLLSAELTHDPAYRQRFLQESRKAAQLGHPHIVPIYGVGEMNHVLYVDMLLVRPGSLRALIQREGPLDPVRAVNIVYQAATALDTAHAAGLVHRNVKPTNILITATDDVYLTDFGVAGTDGDTGNARNATALDSYLYLAPEGFDAGPVSGHADTYALAGVLHECLTGTTPFPARSRSELIRAHLSEPPPRASLQRREIPAAVDAVIAHAMEKKPTDRYGSTGEFAGAARAAVGLPGRPLESDEEAVPQAVPEQALPEAGRSATGEQASLPAPPRLAPLSGADTPPGEIIPPQKLFNPSTTYLPSSWGRAAVEQTSFQPFGPTGPTIPAQFRARGQKGKRTGQSESGPGTGQYPAAGGTGRPPATGIGQSAGPGTGQYPATGTGPGTGQHPAGTVAGQMSAGSGGSPGGPVPGQPTGPGTGGFPGGPQRGVPGQYPGTPGTAQPSGPGTGGFAAGGSAGAASRFAGAPGSGSGTGGLPGGSQSGGPGTGQYPANSGGGQSGTGQTSAGQPSGGPGTGQFPGVPGQPGRAGTGQFPASPGRSGTPGTGQFPAGLGQPGTPGTGQFPVNPGQPGAGQFPADAGQAGRPGTGQFPISPSQPGAGQFPADAGQAGRPGTGQFPASSNQSGAGQFPADPSQPGRPGTGQFPISANQPGAGQFPGDPGRPGRPGTGQFPVDPGQSRPGTGQFPVDPATGRPAGSGTGQFPVAPGAGQPPGVGPRSGQFPIVGQAGGAGGRTPGDPRGGQDPKRPEEGQDPAGFANSAAGEADPGPVGDPKSRSHTTTGTLRIIPPSDPDAETNTGTELPVIRPTDPTSVRPGESQFTPLPPLPQRKGGADASASSQAADRTVRFGGAGSEQASNGLPAYGAGGENGSDATGAGRGGYTAPGAEPIDRGGYRPTSGHGAADRPFDLGSAAAGGYRPGDEPSGDAGRRSGGSSDAPYPYGAGGDPGGRGSVPDYRTGGGAAQYPGAGGDRPGYPPRRPDEGDDGYDPATTYVPHANRPEDEQPAPDHSATEYIPHPGLDRYSLEPDDGEPHGYGLLSGYDHDLGYPAAESGYDPATEYVPQSGEYGSYQDDYDYYGYGDEYGEYEQPRRKRSAVTAVVLFVLGLALAAVVGVVAWHLLNVSGSSRTPAADTAAPSSAVDTGTGSPSTSDGTSAKPTTSASGAPASLPSSATICSNSSGSGVQGKFTKAATGSTATTCAFAEAVRKSYAQAAAGSGSPATISATSPVTGRSYTMNCTTKGELVTCTGGENAVVYVY, from the coding sequence GTGAACGCACCGCGATCACGGGCCGGCACGCAGTTCGGTCCGTATGAGCTGCGCTCACTGCTCGGCAGGGGCACAGTGGGTGAGGTCTACGAGGCCTACGACACCGAGCAGGACCGTGTCGTCGCCCTGAAATTGCTGTCCGCGGAACTCACTCACGACCCGGCCTATCGGCAGCGATTCCTCCAGGAATCCCGGAAGGCCGCCCAACTGGGACATCCGCACATCGTCCCGATCTACGGGGTCGGCGAGATGAACCACGTCCTGTACGTGGACATGTTGCTGGTGCGCCCGGGGAGTCTGCGCGCGCTGATCCAGCGGGAGGGCCCGCTGGATCCGGTGCGGGCGGTCAACATCGTCTACCAGGCGGCGACCGCGCTGGACACCGCGCACGCGGCCGGACTCGTGCACCGGAACGTCAAGCCGACCAACATTCTCATCACCGCCACCGACGACGTGTACCTCACCGATTTCGGCGTCGCGGGTACCGACGGGGATACGGGCAACGCGCGCAACGCGACCGCGCTGGATTCCTACCTGTACCTGGCGCCGGAGGGGTTCGACGCCGGGCCGGTGAGCGGGCATGCCGACACCTACGCGCTCGCCGGTGTGCTGCACGAATGCCTCACCGGCACAACGCCGTTCCCGGCGCGCAGCAGAAGTGAGCTGATCCGCGCCCATCTCTCGGAGCCGCCACCGCGAGCGAGCCTGCAACGCAGGGAGATTCCCGCGGCCGTCGACGCGGTGATCGCGCACGCCATGGAGAAGAAGCCGACCGATCGTTACGGCAGCACGGGGGAATTCGCGGGCGCCGCCCGTGCGGCCGTGGGACTACCCGGCCGGCCGCTGGAATCGGACGAAGAGGCTGTGCCACAGGCGGTTCCGGAGCAGGCGTTACCGGAGGCCGGCCGGTCGGCGACGGGGGAACAGGCCTCGCTGCCGGCGCCGCCTCGGCTGGCGCCGCTGTCGGGGGCCGATACTCCCCCGGGCGAAATCATCCCGCCGCAAAAGCTTTTCAACCCGTCTACGACGTATCTGCCTTCCAGTTGGGGCCGGGCGGCGGTGGAACAGACCTCCTTCCAGCCTTTCGGGCCGACCGGGCCGACGATTCCGGCCCAGTTCCGCGCGCGGGGGCAGAAGGGTAAGCGCACCGGGCAGTCCGAGTCCGGGCCGGGCACGGGGCAGTATCCCGCGGCCGGTGGAACCGGGCGACCCCCCGCCACCGGGATCGGGCAATCCGCGGGACCCGGCACCGGGCAGTATCCCGCCACCGGAACGGGGCCCGGGACCGGGCAACATCCGGCGGGCACGGTCGCGGGGCAGATGTCGGCTGGTTCCGGTGGATCGCCGGGCGGACCGGTACCCGGGCAACCGACCGGGCCGGGGACGGGTGGATTCCCCGGTGGGCCGCAACGTGGTGTTCCGGGGCAGTACCCCGGCACGCCGGGCACTGCGCAACCGAGCGGGCCGGGCACGGGTGGATTCGCGGCCGGTGGGTCTGCGGGTGCTGCCAGCCGATTCGCGGGCGCTCCTGGAAGCGGCTCGGGGACCGGTGGGTTACCGGGCGGATCGCAGAGCGGCGGGCCGGGCACCGGGCAGTATCCGGCGAATTCCGGCGGCGGGCAGAGCGGTACGGGGCAGACGTCTGCCGGGCAGCCGTCCGGTGGTCCCGGGACCGGGCAGTTCCCGGGTGTGCCGGGTCAGCCCGGCAGGGCGGGCACCGGGCAATTCCCGGCCTCGCCCGGCCGATCGGGCACGCCGGGCACCGGACAGTTCCCGGCCGGCCTCGGGCAGCCGGGCACGCCGGGGACGGGACAGTTCCCCGTCAACCCTGGCCAGCCAGGTGCTGGGCAGTTTCCGGCCGACGCCGGCCAGGCGGGCAGACCTGGTACGGGACAGTTCCCGATCAGCCCCAGCCAGCCGGGCGCGGGTCAATTCCCGGCCGACGCCGGCCAGGCAGGCAGGCCCGGAACCGGGCAGTTCCCGGCCAGCTCCAACCAGTCAGGTGCCGGACAATTCCCGGCCGACCCCAGCCAGCCGGGCAGACCTGGCACCGGGCAGTTCCCGATCAGCGCCAACCAGCCGGGCGCCGGACAGTTTCCCGGCGATCCCGGTCGGCCCGGCAGACCGGGTACCGGGCAGTTCCCGGTCGATCCCGGCCAGTCCAGACCTGGCACCGGTCAGTTCCCCGTCGATCCCGCAACGGGTCGACCGGCGGGCTCGGGGACCGGGCAGTTCCCCGTTGCGCCCGGCGCTGGACAGCCGCCCGGTGTCGGGCCGCGGAGTGGGCAGTTTCCGATTGTGGGGCAGGCCGGTGGCGCCGGGGGCCGGACGCCGGGTGATCCGCGCGGGGGGCAGGATCCGAAACGTCCGGAGGAGGGGCAGGATCCGGCCGGGTTCGCGAATTCTGCTGCGGGAGAAGCTGATCCGGGGCCGGTCGGCGATCCGAAGTCGCGTAGCCACACCACGACGGGGACGCTGCGGATCATCCCGCCGTCCGATCCGGATGCCGAGACGAACACCGGCACCGAGCTGCCGGTGATCCGGCCGACCGATCCGACGTCCGTGCGGCCCGGCGAATCTCAGTTCACCCCGCTGCCGCCGCTACCCCAGCGCAAGGGGGGTGCCGATGCGTCGGCATCGTCCCAGGCCGCCGACCGCACCGTCAGGTTCGGCGGGGCCGGGAGTGAGCAGGCGTCGAACGGGCTGCCCGCGTATGGGGCCGGGGGCGAAAACGGTTCGGATGCAACGGGAGCCGGTCGTGGCGGCTATACCGCGCCGGGGGCGGAACCGATCGATCGTGGGGGTTATCGGCCGACGTCCGGGCACGGGGCGGCCGATCGGCCGTTCGATCTCGGGTCCGCCGCCGCGGGTGGGTATCGGCCGGGGGACGAACCCTCCGGTGATGCCGGCCGGCGGTCGGGTGGCAGTTCCGATGCCCCGTATCCGTATGGGGCGGGCGGTGATCCGGGTGGCCGGGGTTCGGTGCCGGATTATCGGACCGGCGGCGGGGCGGCGCAGTATCCGGGGGCGGGTGGCGATCGTCCGGGATATCCGCCGCGGCGGCCCGACGAGGGGGACGACGGCTACGATCCGGCGACTACCTATGTGCCGCACGCGAATCGGCCCGAGGACGAGCAGCCCGCGCCGGATCATTCGGCCACGGAATACATTCCGCATCCTGGTCTCGATCGCTATTCCCTCGAACCCGACGACGGGGAGCCGCACGGGTACGGGCTGCTGTCGGGGTACGACCACGATCTCGGGTATCCCGCAGCCGAATCCGGTTACGACCCGGCCACCGAATATGTACCGCAATCCGGGGAATACGGTTCGTATCAGGACGACTACGACTACTACGGGTACGGCGACGAATATGGCGAGTACGAGCAACCGCGCCGGAAGCGGTCGGCGGTGACGGCGGTGGTGCTGTTCGTGCTCGGTCTCGCGCTGGCGGCCGTGGTCGGTGTGGTCGCGTGGCATCTGCTGAACGTGTCGGGCTCGTCCCGGACGCCGGCCGCGGACACCGCCGCGCCGAGCAGCGCCGTCGACACCGGCACCGGCAGCCCGTCCACCTCCGACGGCACCTCCGCCAAGCCGACCACCTCGGCCTCGGGCGCTCCGGCGTCGCTGCCGTCGAGCGCCACGATCTGCTCGAACTCGTCCGGGTCGGGAGTGCAGGGGAAGTTCACGAAGGCGGCGACCGGGTCCACGGCGACCACGTGTGCCTTCGCGGAGGCGGTACGCAAGTCGTACGCGCAGGCGGCCGCCGGTTCCGGCTCGCCTGCCACGATTTCGGCGACCAGCCCGGTCACCGGCCGGTCGTACACGATGAACTGCACCACCAAGGGCGAGCTCGTCACCTGTACCGGCGGTGAGAACGCGGTGGTGTATGTCTACTGA
- a CDS encoding serine/threonine-protein kinase — translation MDSGDVFAGFTIERLLGQGGMGSVYLARHPRLPRLTALKLLNPELFADAEIRARFEREADLAAQLDHPNIVAVYDRGAEADQLWMCMQYVDGVDAASVHPHTLPLERAVQIIEGVAAALDYAHGRGVLHRDVKPANIMLARSGAGKGERVFLTDFGIARLREDSTHLTQAGMFTATLAYASPEQMTGQPLDNRSDQYALACALYWLLTATGPFDSPDPSEVIHGHLQLAVPPASMRRAGLSPAMDPVLARGLAKRPGDRFGSCAEFAAAARHALTAPAPIAQPIAVSSLQFGPPIPPPVPLPLPPPVPEEPETAAPHDDSSGSEDLTVRRSYSSAPPQSGAVPQPGVVPQPGGVPQSGVVPHSGVVPQPGAVPLPAGSAPPLGRAADAVPAAAFPPPPGHYPPIGYPPNQAVPQPVPSRSSGSLGWILVGLAVLLAVVCTAVLVILYEPGDHGHDQPVTPRHSLTHLF, via the coding sequence TTGGACAGCGGTGACGTCTTCGCGGGATTCACCATCGAGCGGTTGCTGGGACAGGGCGGTATGGGCTCGGTGTATCTGGCCCGGCATCCACGCCTGCCCCGGCTCACGGCGTTGAAGCTGCTCAATCCGGAGTTGTTCGCGGACGCGGAGATTCGCGCGCGGTTCGAGCGCGAGGCGGATCTCGCCGCGCAGTTGGACCACCCGAACATCGTCGCCGTCTACGATCGCGGCGCCGAGGCCGATCAGCTGTGGATGTGCATGCAGTACGTCGACGGCGTCGACGCGGCCAGCGTGCATCCGCACACGCTGCCGCTCGAGCGGGCGGTGCAGATCATCGAAGGTGTCGCGGCCGCACTGGATTACGCGCACGGCCGCGGGGTGCTGCACCGGGATGTGAAGCCCGCCAACATCATGCTGGCGCGCTCCGGCGCCGGTAAGGGGGAGCGGGTCTTCCTCACCGATTTCGGAATCGCCCGGCTGCGTGAGGATTCCACCCATCTGACCCAGGCGGGCATGTTCACCGCGACGCTGGCCTACGCGTCACCGGAACAGATGACCGGGCAGCCCCTGGACAACCGCTCCGATCAATATGCCCTCGCGTGCGCGCTCTACTGGCTGCTGACCGCGACCGGCCCGTTCGATTCGCCCGATCCCTCCGAGGTGATCCACGGGCATCTGCAGCTGGCGGTGCCGCCGGCCAGTATGCGCCGGGCGGGCCTGTCCCCGGCGATGGATCCGGTACTCGCCCGCGGCCTGGCGAAGCGACCGGGCGACCGCTTCGGCAGTTGTGCGGAGTTCGCGGCCGCCGCCCGGCACGCCCTCACCGCACCCGCACCGATCGCGCAGCCGATCGCGGTGAGCTCGCTGCAATTCGGCCCACCGATCCCGCCGCCGGTCCCGCTACCGCTCCCGCCGCCCGTCCCGGAGGAGCCCGAAACCGCGGCGCCCCACGACGATTCGAGCGGCTCGGAGGACCTCACGGTACGCCGGTCGTACTCCTCGGCTCCGCCGCAGTCGGGTGCCGTACCCCAGCCGGGCGTCGTACCGCAGCCGGGCGGCGTGCCCCAGTCGGGTGTCGTGCCGCACTCGGGTGTTGTGCCCCAGCCGGGCGCTGTACCCCTCCCTGCCGGTTCCGCGCCGCCGCTGGGCCGCGCGGCCGATGCCGTCCCCGCGGCGGCGTTCCCGCCCCCGCCGGGCCACTACCCGCCGATCGGTTATCCGCCGAATCAGGCAGTGCCGCAACCCGTCCCGTCGCGGTCCTCGGGCTCCCTGGGGTGGATCCTGGTGGGCCTGGCCGTCCTCCTGGCGGTGGTGTGCACCGCCGTTCTCGTCATTCTGTACGAGCCCGGCGACCACGGCCACGACCAGCCGGTCACCCCCCGGCACAGCCTGACGCACCTGTTCTGA
- a CDS encoding ATP-dependent 6-phosphofructokinase: protein MRIGVLTGGGDCPGLNAVIRAIVRTANGRYGDAVVGFQDGWRGLLEDRKINIHNDDRTDRLLTKGGTMLGTARTNPDLLRAGLGRIKRTLDDNGVEALIPIGGEGTLTAASWLADEGVPVVGVPKTIDNDIDCTDTTFGHDTAVTIATDAIDRLHTTAESHQRVMLVEVMGRHAGWIAMNSGIAAGAHLTLLPEVPFDVDDVCTMIKRRFQRGDSHFICVVAEGAKPVEGSFHLREGGIDEFGHERFTGVAHQLGVEIERRIGKEVRTTVLGHVQRGGTPTSFDRVLATRFGVHAAEAVHHGRFGQMVSLRGTSIDLVPLSEATKQLKLVPENRYEEAAAFFG, encoded by the coding sequence ATGCGCATCGGAGTCTTGACCGGAGGTGGCGACTGCCCCGGACTGAATGCCGTCATCCGCGCGATCGTTCGCACTGCGAACGGTCGATACGGTGATGCGGTCGTCGGCTTCCAGGACGGCTGGCGCGGCCTACTCGAGGACCGCAAGATCAACATCCACAACGACGACCGGACCGACAGACTCCTGACCAAGGGCGGCACCATGCTCGGCACCGCCCGGACCAACCCGGACCTGCTGCGTGCGGGCCTCGGCCGCATCAAGCGGACCCTCGACGACAACGGCGTCGAGGCGCTCATCCCGATCGGCGGCGAGGGCACCCTGACCGCCGCCAGCTGGCTCGCCGACGAGGGCGTTCCGGTGGTCGGCGTCCCGAAGACCATCGACAACGACATCGACTGCACCGACACCACTTTCGGGCACGACACGGCCGTCACCATCGCCACCGACGCGATCGACCGGCTGCACACCACCGCAGAATCGCATCAGCGCGTGATGCTGGTCGAGGTGATGGGCCGGCACGCCGGCTGGATCGCGATGAACTCCGGCATCGCCGCCGGTGCGCATCTCACCCTGCTGCCCGAGGTGCCGTTCGACGTGGACGACGTGTGCACCATGATCAAACGCCGCTTCCAGCGCGGGGATTCGCACTTCATCTGCGTCGTCGCCGAGGGCGCGAAGCCGGTGGAGGGCTCGTTCCACCTGCGTGAGGGCGGTATCGACGAATTCGGGCACGAGCGGTTCACCGGTGTCGCGCATCAGCTGGGTGTGGAGATCGAGCGCCGGATCGGCAAAGAGGTCCGCACCACCGTGCTCGGGCACGTGCAGCGCGGCGGCACGCCGACCTCGTTCGACCGGGTGCTGGCGACGCGGTTCGGCGTGCACGCCGCGGAGGCGGTGCATCACGGCCGATTCGGGCAGATGGTGTCGCTGCGCGGCACGTCGATCGATCTGGTGCCGTTGTCGGAGGCCACCAAACAGCTGAAGCTGGTGCCGGAGAACCGCTACGAGGAGGCCGCGGCCTTCTTCGGCTGA
- a CDS encoding sensor histidine kinase, with translation MEVLRVIVFAASAALSARAAWQIVVGWQQGKQRLLDFMRDPSGAFHRHVEEMPLDYPPSVILVADLTLAIAAIAAVVQRHSYFPSFVPLLAVLLVIFTYPILTVFGVQPRPIPLSLIGLVSEGLFLLQPVPLDASPFVLVVIAGEVAAIGPKHISLPFTAAALAELVVFHTAGPGIDALVSYLIAVVLGAMVGIMMQYQRLYLYQERENQTIRTAQAADEERHRIAREVHDVIAHSLSITLLHLTAARHSLQTDRDVDEAVEALVHAERLGRQAMADIRRTVGLLGERPSPATPEPALDDITDLVDDFVRAGLDLDFELTGDGRTVSPTTGLALYRISQESLANVAKHARGAAVTLRIAVTATEATVTVDNTVPGWQIVRRGGGGMGIAGMRQRANLLGGTLTAGPGNGSWRVAARIPLGRPGPACAPTGPDDPLKLVRGAFTSVTRKFQESL, from the coding sequence ATGGAGGTGCTCCGCGTCATCGTGTTCGCCGCGTCGGCGGCGTTGTCGGCTCGTGCAGCCTGGCAGATCGTAGTCGGATGGCAGCAGGGCAAGCAGCGGCTCCTCGATTTCATGCGTGATCCCAGCGGCGCCTTCCATCGGCATGTGGAGGAGATGCCGCTGGACTATCCGCCCTCGGTGATCCTGGTCGCGGATCTGACACTGGCGATCGCCGCGATCGCGGCGGTCGTACAACGGCACTCATACTTCCCGAGCTTCGTGCCGTTGCTGGCGGTCCTGCTGGTGATCTTCACGTATCCGATACTCACCGTGTTCGGTGTGCAGCCGCGGCCGATTCCGTTGTCGCTCATCGGCCTGGTTTCCGAGGGGCTGTTCCTGCTGCAACCGGTGCCGCTGGATGCCTCGCCGTTCGTGCTGGTGGTGATCGCCGGCGAGGTGGCCGCCATCGGGCCGAAGCACATCAGCCTGCCGTTCACGGCCGCCGCCCTGGCCGAACTCGTGGTGTTCCACACGGCCGGCCCCGGGATCGACGCGCTGGTCAGCTATCTGATCGCCGTCGTACTCGGCGCCATGGTCGGCATCATGATGCAGTATCAGCGCCTGTACCTCTACCAGGAGCGGGAGAATCAGACCATCCGGACCGCGCAGGCCGCCGACGAGGAGCGGCACCGGATCGCCCGCGAGGTCCACGACGTGATCGCCCATTCGCTGAGCATCACGCTGCTGCACCTCACGGCCGCCCGGCATTCGCTGCAGACCGATCGTGACGTCGACGAGGCCGTCGAGGCCCTGGTCCACGCCGAGCGGCTCGGGCGGCAGGCGATGGCCGATATCCGGCGCACCGTGGGCCTGCTCGGTGAGCGGCCGTCGCCCGCCACGCCGGAACCGGCGCTGGACGACATCACCGATCTCGTGGACGATTTCGTCCGCGCCGGGCTGGACCTGGACTTCGAGCTCACCGGCGACGGGCGGACGGTCTCGCCGACAACGGGTCTCGCACTGTATCGGATCAGCCAGGAATCCCTGGCCAACGTCGCCAAACATGCCCGGGGCGCCGCGGTGACCCTGCGCATCGCCGTGACGGCGACCGAGGCGACCGTCACCGTCGACAACACGGTGCCCGGCTGGCAGATCGTGCGGCGCGGCGGCGGCGGTATGGGTATCGCCGGTATGCGGCAGCGGGCCAATCTGCTCGGCGGCACGCTGACAGCGGGCCCGGGGAACGGCAGCTGGCGAGTGGCGGCCCGGATTCCGCTCGGGCGGCCCGGCCCGGCCTGCGCACCGACCGGTCCGGACGATCCGTTGAAGCTGGTGCGGGGTGCGTTCACCTCCGTGACCCGCAAGTTCCAGGAGAGCCTGTGA
- a CDS encoding ABC transporter ATP-binding protein, whose amino-acid sequence MLELTDVVKEYRVGGQVVRALDRVDLRIESGEFTAIVGPSGSGKSTLLHLLGALDCPDSGSIRFRGEEIADLDDDRQSEFRRHRVGFVFQFFNLLPTLSAWENVAVPKLLDGTGLRRAKPRALELLELVGLADRAHHRPSELSGGQMQRVAVARALIMDPPLILADEPTGNLDSATGAAVLALLGDIAGRGNSVVMVTHDTSAVEYCDRVITLRDGRIGAHERTGRVRPGGPDAAQIPAIPAEELAPQPDSATSRDHAHGAGLLP is encoded by the coding sequence ATGTTGGAACTGACCGACGTCGTCAAGGAATATCGGGTGGGCGGGCAGGTCGTGCGCGCCCTCGATCGGGTCGACCTACGTATCGAATCGGGCGAATTCACCGCGATCGTGGGCCCGTCCGGCTCCGGTAAGAGCACATTGCTGCACCTGCTCGGTGCACTCGATTGCCCGGATTCCGGTTCGATCCGGTTCCGCGGCGAGGAGATCGCCGACCTCGACGACGATCGCCAATCCGAATTCCGGCGGCATCGCGTGGGTTTCGTATTCCAGTTCTTCAATCTGCTACCCACGCTCTCGGCCTGGGAGAATGTCGCGGTCCCGAAACTGCTCGACGGCACCGGACTCCGCCGGGCGAAACCGCGCGCCCTGGAGTTGCTCGAACTGGTCGGGCTCGCCGACCGCGCACACCATCGCCCGTCCGAGTTGTCCGGCGGCCAGATGCAGCGCGTCGCGGTGGCGCGCGCACTCATCATGGATCCGCCGCTCATCCTCGCCGACGAACCGACGGGCAACCTGGATTCGGCCACCGGGGCCGCCGTCCTCGCACTGCTCGGCGATATCGCCGGCCGGGGCAACTCCGTGGTCATGGTCACGCACGACACGAGCGCGGTCGAATACTGCGACCGCGTGATCACTCTGCGCGACGGCCGGATCGGCGCGCACGAGCGAACCGGGCGAGTGCGCCCCGGCGGACCGGACGCCGCGCAGATCCCGGCAATTCCGGCGGAAGAACTTGCGCCGCAGCCGGATTCGGCCACCTCCCGAGATCACGCCCACGGCGCGGGGCTGCTGCCGTGA